GCTTAAAGAGCCACAGCGAGCAAAAGAATTGCTTGTACGACAGGAAGACGAATGGCTCGCTCGGTAGCTGGAAGAAAACACTAAATTGTGTACAATTGGGCGTCTAGACGGCTCCATCGTCTAACGGTTAGGACATCGGCTTCTCAAGCCGGCAATCCGGGTTCGATTCCCGGTGGAGTCACAAAAAATTAGAGTCCTGTACAGAAGATTCTGTACAGGACTCTTGGGTTCAAGAATGCTCACTCATGGGCATGTAATCTGCAATGCTTCCTTGGCAAGCTCAGGTGTCCAAAGCACTCGCTCTGTCGAGCTGCATGGCACAGACTTTCTTGAAGGGAGCTTTCTCATAACGTGAGCAACTTCCCGCGGAATCTTGATGCTCGGATCAAGAACTATATCGTCGAAGTCATTTGTCATAATTACCTCCATGTGCAAATGAGATCTGTATAAAGAATACCATGAAGAACTTAGTTGCGTAGTATCGATTTTCGGTGGGAATCGAATAGGTAGGAGCTTTAGTTTATCTATTTGGAGCACTTTCGCAAAAGCCGAAGGATAAGCAAGAAAACAATGCTTGGGAGGATAATAACATAGAGTAATTCTGAAAGAATAAATGTAGTTTCTGTATAGCCAGCCATACGTGCTGCCTCTGGTAGCCCTAAAGCTTGTGTATGAACTATTGAGCCGATAATGCCAGATAGAACTGTGTAAGCCCACAATGCGAGCATTCCGTATGTTAAATATCGTGGCGTTTTGCTAGCAACTGATTTAAATGAAAATACAAAATACAAAAAGAGGATTGCGAAAGAAAGATCAATAAATGCGGTGAAGTAGAATGGAGAAAGTAAGAAGAATTCGTAATTATCCCAAATTCCATAGAGTGAACCGAGCGCGAAAACTAAAAAGAGACCACGTATAAGAAGGTTAGTTGCAGAGCGCGAAAGAGTGAATTTCATTAACCAAGTGTAGCATACGCTTGCCGAAGAACTGTTGCTGTACACATTTATATTTTCACTGGACCTTCGCGTAGTACCTTACATTCATCTGTTGTGCAGTCGATAATAGTGGACCCTTCCTTTTTTTTAGTTGCCCCAGGAAGGATTACCGCTGCCTTCTCTGAGAACGTTGCATACGCTTCATCGTAGGAAAGAATAGCTGGTTTACCAGAAATGTTTGCACTTGTTGCAGCAAGAACTCCGCCGACGTTTGTAATGAGTTCGAGTAGATCTTCATGGTTTGGCATGCGAAGGGCAATAGTTCCGTTGCTTTTGAGAACACCCATTGGAAATTCTGTTTTAGCATGTGCAACAATAGTAAGTGCTCCTGGCCAGTGTTTTTCCATTAATTCCTTACATTTTGAAGTAATTTCCCCAAGAGCTTCCGCTGTTTCAATCGAATCAATAAGTATTGGTATGTTCTTTTCATCTGGTCGTTGTTTGGCAGCATAAAGTGCTTCGATAGCTTTTTCATCAAATGGATCACATCCTATTCCGTATACAGTATCAGTTGGAAACACGATAAGTTTCCCATCGCGTACTGCTTCTGCTGCTTCATCGATCATTGTTGTCATTGTGCCGAAGGGGGGAATCGAACCCCCACTCCCGAAGGAACACGATTTTGAGTCGTGCGCGTCTACCAGTTCCGCCACCTCGGCATGGTGTGATGGTTATTCTACATGGAGTGACAAAAACTTCCAGCTTTAAAGTGACGGTCGTTTCATGCAGTTTATCTCCACTTATGCACAT
This genomic stretch from Candidatus Kaiserbacteria bacterium harbors:
- a CDS encoding threonylcarbamoyl-AMP synthase; the protein is MIDEAAEAVRDGKLIVFPTDTVYGIGCDPFDEKAIEALYAAKQRPDEKNIPILIDSIETAEALGEITSKCKELMEKHWPGALTIVAHAKTEFPMGVLKSNGTIALRMPNHEDLLELITNVGGVLAATSANISGKPAILSYDEAYATFSEKAAVILPGATKKKEGSTIIDCTTDECKVLREGPVKI